In a genomic window of Polypterus senegalus isolate Bchr_013 chromosome 13, ASM1683550v1, whole genome shotgun sequence:
- the dusp1 gene encoding dual specificity protein phosphatase 1, translating into MVKMEVQSLDCASFRSLLQGDGSACLVLDCRSFFSYNSSHIPGSTNVRFSTIVRRRARGGLGLEHIVPNEEARGRLLAGGFAAVVFLDERSAELEQVKKESTLMLAVSALCREPCGASVFLLRGGFETFSSQFPEMCTKPSPPQGLCLPLSAGCPPGSAESGCSSCGTPLYDQGGPVEILPFLYLGSAYHASRKDMLDALGITALINVSANCPNHFEGHYLYKSIPVEDNHKADISSWFNEAIDFIDSVKSTGGRVFVHCQAGISRSATICLAYLMRTNRVKLDEAFEFVKQRRSIISPNFSFMGQLLQFESQVLAPSSCSAEAGSPARGKTGTVFTFPVSIPVHSTASPLTFLHSPITTSPSC; encoded by the exons ATGGTCAAAATGGAAGTTCAGAGCCTTGATTGCGCCTCTTTTAGAAGTCTGCTTCAGGGGGACGGCTCCGCCTGCCTAGTGCTGGACTGCCGATCTTTCTTCTCCTATAACTCGTCGCACATCCCCGGCTCGACCAACGTCCGCTTCAGCACGATCGTGCGCCGGCGAGCTCGTGGCGGGCTCGGGCTCGAACACATTGTGCCCAACGAAGAGGCGCGCGGCAGGCTGCTGGCCGGAGGCTTCGCCGCCGTGGTGTTCCTGGACGAACGCAGCGCCGAGTTGGAGCAAGTGAAGAAGGAGAGCACTTTGATGCTGGCCGTGTCCGCCTTGTGCCGGGAGCCTTGCGGGGCCAGCGTCTTCTTGCTTCGAG GGGGCTTCGAGACGTTCTCTTCTCAGTTTCCCGAGATGTGTACCAAGCCATCACCGCCCCAAGGACTGTGCCTCCCGCTGAGCGCCGGATGCCCGCCTGGGAGCGCCGAGTCGGGATGCAGCTCGTGCGGGACTCCGCTTTACGATCAG GGTGGACCTGTGGAAATCCTTCCATTTCTCTATCTGGGCAGTGCCTATCATGCCTCCAGGAAGGACATGCTGGACGCCTTGGGCATCACTGCCCTGATTAACGTCTCAGCCAACTGCCCGAATCACTTTGAAGGCCACTACCTGTACAAGAGTATCCCGGTGGAGGACAACCACAAAGCCGACATCAGCTCCTGGTTCAACGAGGCCATTGACTTTATCG attctgtaaaaagcacaggaggCCGCGTCTTTGTGCACTGCCAGGCTGGCATCTCCCGTTCTGCCACCATCTGCCTGGCATACTTGATGAGGACTAACCGGGTCAAACTGGATGAGGCTTTCGAGTTTGTCAAGCAGCGGCGCAGCATCATCTCGCCCAACTTCAGCTTCATGGGGCAGCTGCTGCAGTTTGAGTCGCAGGTCCTGGCGCCTTCCTCCTGCTCTGCGGAGGCTGGCAGTCCGGCCCGAGGAAAGACTGGCACCGTGTTCACCTTCCCCGTCTCCATCCCAGTCCACTCCACCGCCAGCCCCCTTACCTTCCTCCACAGCCCCATCACCACATCGCCAAGCTGCTGA